Below is a genomic region from Caretta caretta isolate rCarCar2 chromosome 18, rCarCar1.hap1, whole genome shotgun sequence.
taatatcagaGCACACTTAGTAGCTACCTGGCTACTTTTTCACATCATTTTTCACatcatttttcactttttcacATCATTTTTCACATCATTTTCACagatagctagtaagtctgctgtgaaatatttgcatgtttgttaatatcacttttctcagcaagccCCCAGGACCCATTGAGCCCTGGATGGGGGGGGCTgaagggagaggcagcaggggccagaggcGATGGTGGGATGGATGCGGGGCCAGGGGAGGCAGTGGTGGCCCAGGACAATGGCGGGGATGGATGCAAGGCCAAGACGGCAGCAGGGTTCTGGTGGGGAGGGTGTGTTGGATATAGCTGACAGTTGCTGTGGGAGGCAGCGGGGACCTGGATGGACACAGGGGCAACGGGGATGGGTGATGAGCCCCACTGTTGCATGGCCAGAGCCAGGTGTCTGCTGCCctgtggccagggctggggctcagtGCCCGCAGCCAGAACCCGGAGCTGGATGCTGGAGCCCAGGAGTGCGTGGCTGGAGTCAGGAGTCAGCGCTCGCCACTGCTGTGTGGCTGGAGTCGGCACTCGCTGCTGCGTGGCCAGGGGTTGGCATCCAGGGTCAGCTCCTGCCATCGCGTGGCAAGAGCCCTGGAACAGAGCAGTCGGTCGGTGCCTGCCACTGCATGGCCGGAACTGGGGACCAGAGGCCGACTAAGCTCTGTGGCCGGAGCCGGGgatcagcacctgctgccccgtggccagagccagggattgGCACCCAAAGCCTTGTGGTTGGAGCCTGCGGCCGGGGCTGGCGTCGGCGTCTGTGGCCAATGCCTGCCACTGCGCGGCAGGAGCCCgggactggagccaggagccagCACCTGCTGCCACGCAGCCAGAACCAGGGGCTGGAGTCTgaagccctgcagctggaggCCAGGGCCGCGTGGCCAGAGCCGGGGGGGAGTCAGTACCTGCTGCCCCGCAGCTGGAGCCCGGGGCCGCACAGCCAGGATCCTGAAGTCCCACCACTGCAGCCTGCTGCCCAAACCCCGTCCCCCCAGGGTGCGTCAAGAACTCACCTTGCTCCTGCAACGTTGTGCCCCCCCTCTCTCCAGAGGCAGTGCAGGGGCGCCTCATCCAGGAGCAACaaggagggaggtggaggggccAATACTTCGTCCACGCTGGCCACACGTGAGACACGTTGGCCTAGAGTCACAGAGCTGCCGAGCACTCCCTGTGCTTTCagtaggagttgtgggtgctcggGACGTGTGATAACTGGGCCCTACCAGCCAATTTTTGAGAGCTCGgtgcaggtagggtgaccagatgttccatttttaaagggatagtcctggtttttgggactttttcttatataggcacctattaccccccaccccctgttcttTCACAGTtgcaatctggtcaccctaagcagggGTACATGCTGGCTCCTGAGCACTCTTGAAAACCTTGCCTCAGTTTGGGTACCGAACTCTTGGCAAACGTGCCCTgtctctaggcttggcagaatttgatttttatttttttatcattttgatggataatatcgagtatttttaagcattttttttccaatttaaattttcacagttgtgggaaatcatgggggggggagggatgtgtCAGATAATAGGGGAGATCAGatattaattatttaatgaccgTAGACCccgagattcaaaaagttaaacctTTATAACCGTTAGACACAATCAGCCAATGTCACGTGTCAAAATATACACATTAAATATGCTGAAATCAAACCCTAATGCGTTctcaagcagcgtttttcttactttgcctatctgtacattttagATGATTATTGCTGGAAATATTAtttcattggtttgtgttttTATGGGGAAATTGACATTTTGAcccaaatgattaggggtctggaacacatgagttatgaggagaggctgagggagctgggattgtttagcctgcagaagagaagaatgaggggggatttgatagctgctttcaactacctgaaagggggttccaaagaggatggctctagactgttctcaatggtatcagatgacagaacgaggagtaatggtctcaagttgcagtgggggaggtttagattggatattaggaaaaactttttcactaagagggtggtgaaacactggaatgcgttacctagggaggtggtagaatctccttccttagaggtttttaaggtcaggcttgacaaagccctggctgggatgatttaactgggaattggtcctgcttcgagcagggggttggactagatgaccttctggggtcccttccaaccctgagattctatgattctatgatttactgaCAGATATTGATAAAAATGTAATCTTTCCAAGtcttcataggtgctggaactaggggtgctgctgcaccccctggcttgaagtggtttccattatatacagggtttacagttcggttcaatggctctcagcacccccactataaaaactgttccagcctCCCTGGCCTACCTATCTCTCACCTTCAGCTCGGGTTTGTCACTGAGTGTCTGTAGTCctttttcagaggggtagccgtgttagtctgtatcagcacaaACAACGCAGAatccttctggcaccttagagactaacaaatgtatttgggcataagctttcgtgggctaaaacccacctcATCAAAGTGGattatagcccacaaaagtttatgcccaaatacatttgttagtctctaaggtgccagaaggactCCGCGTTGTTGTTTCTGTAGTCCTGGTATTTCCTGCAGATTTTCCGCTGCGCCCCCTGAATTTCCTCCCAATGCCAATTCACCTCCTGGCAAAATGCCCCAGGCTGATGCACTGAAAGGagggggggggctgcagagctgggcataAAGAGGGCGGCGCTCTCTGACAGCTCTCCAGCGGTTCCACTGGCCGAAAGGCACTTTGAGAACCAGCTCGGACCTCAGAGGGTGGAAGCTGCTTTTGCTCATGCAGAGCCAATCAGAACCAGGCGGCCAGGGCATTGCGGGCTTTAGCCAATCGTGTGGGAAGCCTGTCGCTGTGAGGATGAATGCAGAGCCCTCCAAGCTGGagcttgttgcttctttgttGCTGCATTGTCATGGGACGGCTCCTTCCCTGAAAGCTCCTTTTCAAGCAGAGAGTCCTACCAAGGGTACATgctcatcctcagccccagctTGCTCCCACAGAGGTACAGCAGTGGGGAGACAGACTGTCCGGGGTGGAGAAGGACAGCTCCATtgcagagagaggagggagaTCAGGTGCACTGATTTGCTCTGGACCCACCTCATGGAGACAGCGCGCGCACCAGTGCAGAGATACTGGTGAGACCGTAGAGCACGCCTCACAAGCTGCCCATGACTCCACCCTGTCCTCCACACTCTGAGAGGGAGAGTGCAGCCAGGCCTGGGAACGCACCCTCGCACTTAGTGAGAGCTGAGCTGACCGTTAGACTCCTGAGCTAGAGGGATACGCAACACAGGAAAATCACAGAGCCACTGACAGAGGATGAGAGTGAGAGAGTAGAACTGCAACACACACACTCAGGAGGAAGACACATGCAAATCCTCCACTCACTGGCACTCAGAGACACATCCACCACATCCACACTATGAGTCagtttgtcacacacacacagttacacaCATACTTTCTTCAGGAGTGGAGACTGGCACTTCCTCTTGCTCAAACCTGTTTTTCCCCTCACTGGCTGCAGTTGCAAAAAGGAGAAGTCCTGCAGATACCCGTGAGCGTAACCATGGCCCAGGTGCAGTACGACTGTTCCAGGGGGAATCATCCTAACGTCTCCAATTCAACAGCCTCCCCCGTGGGACATGAGCAAATTCAACTCCTGTTGAACGtctgcaaggaagcaaagaaatctgcttACTGTCCATATAGTCACTTCCCAGTGGGAGCAGCGCTACTGACTTGCGATGGGAAGATCTTCTCTGGTAAGTAAGGACCGCGCTTCCCCATACGGTAACACCTCAGCTCCTGAAGAGCTGGGCCCGATGCTCTCCCAGAGATTCAGGTGTCTCTGAAGACGCAGAGGCAGAGGCAGTGGAGTCAGGGCTCCCTGAAAAGGCAGAGACTGTTTGATAGCAGCGTCTGGTTTGTGCCACGAGCAAAATGCTGTACAGCAAACTTGCCCTGTATTCTTCATGTGGTCCTCCTTTGCTTCCCCAAGATGTGGTGCTGGCCTTGTGCAGCTGTAAGCTGGTTTGGATTTGGGCCGTCCTTTCCAAACTGGGTCACAGTTTATAATCCGTCTCTGGTTCTGCTTTCTGTCAATGgcctgccttcctcctccagccctggacTAGCAAGAGAAACTAAACCGGGAAGCCCCTTGCTTCCATCTTGTTTGTGCCCCTGCCGGGGCCCACAGGCTATGGAAATTACGGCATACTCACCAGCGTTGCCAGCCCTTGAGCTTCTCTTACAAGTCTCACGATGTTTCCAACAGCCCAGCTCCTCAAGACATgagagaacctcagctttcatttttgtaATAGTACATTTCTAGCCTTCACGGCTGGAGACAAAAGTTTTTGGAAAAATTGACCCCCAAAGGCTCAAAAACAcaggaagcaaagaaaaagaCCCCACATCTACTACTGCTAGAATCTTATGATTTTCAAGCCAAtctggggggcctgactcattatttttgtCTGAGTTTCCTGGGACTTTCCCATCTGTCTATATCTGCCCATTTCTTGTCTTATGGAACGTAAGCTTTCAGGAAGGAAccatcttttcattctgtgtttgagCAGCACTTAGTGCGGTGGGGTCCTGGCCTATAACTGGGGCTCCTAACTGCTATTGCAATGCAAAGAGTCATGAGTCTTGAAAGGCTGAGGCTGGCAATCCTGCATATGTCAGGGGTCAGAGCAGATCGCACTGACTATGCCattctgccctgcctgcctgtGCCATATTGCTCTCCCTTGCTGAGCAACAAGAGGCTACTGTCTGATCTCCTGGACTGCATTCAAATCTTTGCTGCAAAACAAGTCAGGGCTGGGAGAGCCTACTGGAGTCACAGCTCCTCTGTGATGCTGGCTAAGCCTGGGCTAGGTTTCCTCTGTGCCTGGGCAAAGTTGAGACATCTGGGCAGGATGGGGATTTCCTCTTAGGATAGTGAACTATGAGGCATCTCTTTGTCATAGTGACAAAAGAGAcaatgctgtggggctgggagacaTGCCTGATCTTGCCTTGGATGGGGATGGCCCTTGGGGGTTCTTCCCAGGTCCCTGTGCAATCAGAAACTGGGGCCTGTTGAAGGAAAGGGTCAAAAAGAGGTGGGTTTGGAGACTCCAGCACTATCACTTCACTCCCGGGAGAACGAAAAAGAGGGGAGCCAGGAGACTTCACCTCCCTTTCTGACAGGAGCCAGCAGGGCCCAGGGGCAGACCTACCTACTTTTCTGAAGGTTTCATGGTTAGAGCTAAGTGAATAATGAAAAATATGTGTAACAcatacaccttctgggtgtggcgTTTGTCTCACCTCGTGGCACTGAGTCCACTCCGAGTGAGTTcaatgagtctgctctgcagccttagctaagagtcaggtggcttttagctcatgcagtagaggctcatgaactcagctccagaggtcccaggttcgatcccgctcATGAActcagctccagaggtcccaggttcgatcccgctcATGAActcagctccagaggtcccatGTTCGATCCCCCCCGTCGACAACCGGGATCTGTTGGCAGTACAGGTGTATTTGCAAATAATTATCCAATGGGAAAAAGTCTGGATATTGTGCCTTCAGTATCCTTTTTCTTCCTGTCATCAGCAAACCTGCAGTGCCTTTACAGCTtacttttcagaggtgctaagcacctgcggggctcattgatttcagctgaagtcgcaggtgctcagcacttatgCAAATCAAGGGCTCAAGATCGTGCAAACTTTTATGCACATACTGAACTTTACTTGCTTTCTTAAGAttaggcacgtgcttaagtgctttgctgtctCAGGACCATTTAGTACTTAAAATAACAAACCCTGTATAAAATACCTTGCACCTGCATCCCCATAACAAAGCAGTCATCCAAGGAGGCAATTAAAGAACAGGTTTAATAATTTTATTGAGGTAATGTTGAAATAAggaacggtacagagttcaagcatagaagtttctggttgtcaggggataaggttcagattatcaaggggtgcaaaattcgaTTTAGGAGCAGGTGGAGCAAGgatcacataataatctgcaatctccccgactgggggaaaagtttaaccggtcagagtacagacatcgagatatggggtaagttatccacacaACAGCTATGTTCAGTATGCTGGGTATAGTGAGTGAATACAGGGGTGGGGATGGATCTGCCCTCATTTGGTGGGGTTTAATGTTCAGCGGGTTtacggttccagttcatacggtctgatggggaaggcctctcagtctctttACTAAAGAAAGACAAAGGCTGAATGGCCAAAACTACTGAAATGCACTTTAACTTTGGGACTCTGGTGAGCTAACCCCATTGAATGCCATTGAAGGGAGGATTCTGCTGATTGCATGAAGAGAGGGAGCTGCTATCACAATTCTGAGTGCTGTTAAAAGTGGTGCTGGTAATTCAGTGGGTGAATTCTTCTGTCTGGGTCAGTCCTATACCCGCCCCCTGTTGTGTTGGTAGCGGAATCCCAGTGCCGGAAGGGCTGTCTTCTGAAGGTCAGAATTCGCTGCAAGCTTAAAGAgcatgactccattgacttcaatggagttgtgccAGCTAACACCAATGCTGAATTTGGCCTATAGCCTTAAAaggtcctgtcataaatataaagggaagggtaaacacttttaaatccctcctggccagaggaaaaaccctttcacctttaaagggttaagaagctaacataacctcgctggcatctgaccaaaaggaccaatgaggagacaagatactttcaaagctggggggaacaaagggctctctctgtctgtgttgtcttttgccgggaccagagcaggaatgcaggtcagaactcctgtaaagggttaataagcaatctagttagatatgcattagattctgttttgtttaaatggctgataaaataagttgtgctgaatagaatgtattttcctgtttttgtaacttaaggttttgcctagagggattctctatgttttgaatctgattaccctgtaaggtatttaccaccctgattttacagaggtgattcttttactttttctttaattaaaattcttcttttaagaacctgattgctttttcattgttcttaagatccaagggtttgggtctgtgttcacctatgcaaattggtgaggattattatcaagccttccccaggaaagggggtgtagggcttggggggattttgggggggaagacatttccgagtgggctctttccctgttatatttgttagacgcttggtggtggcagcaatatggtccagggacaaaaggtaaaatagtttgtaccttggggaagttttaacctaagctggtaaaaataagcttagggggtttttcatgcagggccccacatctgtaccctagagttcagagtggggaaggaaacttgacaggtCCCAtgtcattaattattatttattttaaatattgatttatGTTATACTGGTGCAGGgctgagcaaactttttggctagagggccacatctaggtatggaaatcgtatggtgggccatgaatgctcacaaaattgggggttgagaTGCAgaatggggtgagggctccagctggggctgcgggctctgggatggggccagaaattaggagttcaggctgtgggagggtgctccaggctggggcaggagtgcagctggggggtgagggctttggctgagGGTTTGGGCtcatgggtgcaggagggtgggaccgaggggtttggagggcaggagggggatcagggatggagcaaggggttggggcgcaggagggggttggagtcaaggctccgggtggcgcttacctcaagcagttcccgggagcagcggcatgtcccccatccagctcctatgcagaggcatggccaggcgacTCTGTGCGCTGTCCtatctgcaggtgccgcccctgcagctcccattggccctgtttgctggccaatgggaactgcaggggcagcgcctggggcagaggcagtgcgtggagccccctggctgcccataCGCATAGGAGCCGAAGTGGTGACGtgctactgcttctgggagccatgcagagcaagcccccgaccccactccccagcaggagctcgagagccagattaaaacgtctgaaggccggatgtggcccctgggctgtagtttgcctacccctgtacTAGTGCATTTTAAGAGCTAATATAAAAAGCTGCACAaaagaagccatttgcagtgtgCTACAAAAAGTATTCTTGGTCCTACAAAACTCAACAATTCGGCTATGTATTTTTGAGGGCCATCTACCGGCACTGTATCCCTTAACTCTGTGTTTACATGTATTCAGATACACAGTGCTCTCATAGCTGGGCATAATTAGGCGGTTTAGCCCATAGGGGTCTGGCCGTTTTGCAGTGggagtaattacattctgcctccctaaatccCATCTGCAATTTCAGCTGGGCACCATGCTCTCCACTTCCCCTCACACTGCTGTGTCATGCGGCTGTGCATATGCCACCCCAGTGCTGGGTGCAGTGATTCCTGTCCGTGACCTTGTAGAGCACTCCTGGATGAAGGGCACTGCATCGGTAGCCGAGATTGTATTTATTGTCAGACAAGTCTGAAAAGTAACAACGTGCTCTGTATTTCCTTTAGGCTGCAATGTAGAAAACGCCTGCTACCCCCTGGGGATATGTGCTGAACGCACCGCCATTCAGAAAGCCGTATCAGAAGGGTACGTGAATTTCAGAGCCATGGCCATTGCTAGGTAAGTCACAGCTCTGAATCATATCCCTTTGAATCATTTCAGAATGTGCTTGGACAGGAAACCTGCTCAACACTTTTCTTCCTCTAATTCTCTACTTCGTGCGCTCTAAACACACAGGCACGTACAGCTCTCGGTGGTGGCAAGAGGTAATTGCCATCCTTTCAAAATGAGCTTTCCCTTTTACCTAATTTTTGCAGCATCAACTTTGAAGACTGGGAGAAAAAAGTGATTAGAGAGTTTTGTTTTGCGAGATTATCATTAAACTACATTGCAACCGCTTTTAAGACTGAGGTCCGGGTCCTGCcagcccttactcatgcaaaGAGTCCCACAGAAGTGAGTAGGACCATTTGAGGGACCCTGATCCCGCAAACTGATCTGTGCAGGACCTCACAGGACTCAGCGGGGCACAGAGGTCCAGTTTGCACAATCCAGGCCCAAGTGAGCACCCAAGGGAGATGCAAAAATCAGCTGTGGGCCTTTAACTAAAGATTGAATGCAACCATCCCAGAAATCTAGTTGAGACTTTCAAATTGGTCACCTAAAACTGGAGGCTGCTATTTAGTTAGTCCTTACTGTGAGCTTATGTTCTATGATGTGTCTATCGGCTCCTAATTATTGGCTTGATACAGAGCAAGTGAGGAGTTGTTGAGAACATTTTGTCCTAATAGACTAAAAGCAGAAGAGATGTCAAATTATACTACTTGGGAACAATCCATGTCAGTAACCAGAGCCAAGGAATTAATTTTATTCAGAACAAAGGGGCCACATTCATGAAAAAGGATAatgaagagagagaaattgtAGGTTTGAATTTTAACAATCACCCAACATCCTCTCTTTGTTTTAGTCTCTCCTTTCAAATGTTCATGAATATTTCTAGGGATAATGAGCAGGTTTCTATATTTATATTAACCTGGTGCTTGCTAAGGAGCAGATCCCTTGTCTACACACAATGATCATCAACACTAGAAATGAGTAAAAGCTATATGGTTATGTAGTTCATCCCGTGCAGAGTTGTTAGCTACGAGGTACTCCTGAGTGCTTTGTCCaggcttgttttttaaatgccttcCAACACCTCCTTCAAGAGGGTATTTCACATCCTAACAGACTTTGTGGTTAAAAAGCTGATCCTAATATTAATTTGAAATGCACCATTCTTTCACTTCACCCCGTTACTCCTAGTAATATAATCTTATGTCCCCCCATCACCAAATGATTCTTATGCCTTCCTTGATCTTCACACCTTTCAGATACTTGGAGATAGATACACAGGTGTCAGAATCCTAGTAAAGTCCAAACTGATGGGCCAGTGTTTTCCCTATGGGGTTCTCCCAGTAAGGGATGAAAACGGAATAAATACCAGCACAGAATGGCCAGTGTATGCAGAAGAGGATGAGATGCACATAAATAGCAACATCCCCTCTTTCCACGGAAACCTCTGGGGGTTTTGGGAAGACATGACAAGGTCATGGCCAGGGAGAAAGTTGCTGCCCATGTGGTATCAACcctcccaccctcacccctccAAACACACAAATCTGTGGGGATTTACTGCAGGTCCAGTTAGTAAAAGCCTGGAGTGGATTTTCCCAGCCTTGTAATGTTCCCTGCATCTGAACCCTGTGCAGTGTGGAGCCCAGCTCCATAGAACCTCCCTGTGTGCTGTTGTgtaggggactgtatcctggaaagcagtgattctgaaaaggagtcatagtggacaagcaactcaacatgagtccccagtgtgatgctgtgacaaaaaGGGCAAATACCATCCTCAGATGTATAACCCGGGGAGTActgagtgggaggagagaggtgaaTGTATCTGAACACGCcattggtgagaccaatactggCATACACCATCCAGTTCTGgtggccacattttaaaaaaatgttgaaaaattggagagggtgcagaagagagccacaaaaattatttgagggctggagagaaTGCCTTACAGAGtgagcacatttattcttaaggtaaaagcaccaCAGAGAAaccataataaaaacaataaaacacacaCCAAATATAACAGGAGTCACTCATCAGTCTTCTGAGACCCTAGTAAGCCCAAGTATTTCCAACCCTTCCGCCTGGGTGGGGCCCCCTTTTGTCCTGTATATTTGCTGGATCAGTAGGCAAGCACTGTATCAGTTCAAGGGCATCCCTTTATACcaaaaagtcctttctttgtatGCTAATCTttggaaaacccagtttgaatCAGTATGTGCAAACCACTCCAGGGAGTGGTACCTCACTGATGTTAAAGAACTTCTAGAGAGGGACTTGCCTTaatcaccccccccacacacacacatcccatcaCCAGCACGGTCTTTAGTTCCTGTAGGTGCTCTGATAGCCCTCCCCCATAGAGTACaacacaatcatacataaaccattcatagaTCTAATACAATCTGGTCCGCAATGTGTGGGGCTGCATTATCTGTCACAGCTACTGCCCTGGGagacgttgggcaagtcacttcacctctcttttcctcagtttccccgtctgtcACATAGGGACAATGATCTTGACCCTCCTTTGCAAAACACGTTGGGATTTATGGGTAGAAAGAGCAATCAAAGTGCTATTTACTAACGACTGTTTGTTATTATTTGATGCATTAACTACATTATTTATCTGATGCATTAACTGTAGACAGTTTTTCCATCATGAGCTAGACTGACCTCTGCATTCTATTCTCCTTCGATAGCAACACTGAAGATGACTTTATTGTGCCCTGTGGGGCCTGCAGACAAGTAATGAGAGAGGTAAAcaacttttgctttctttttcaacAGCTGAAACTAAACTGCTTTAATTCCCACCCACCTGCCTGGGTGAGAACATTTGTTTCTTTCAGACCCCACAATGCTCACTCTGAAATGTCAGGGGACATAGCTCAAAAGTTTGCAGAGTAAGGAAACATTCTGAGATGTGCAAAATTGTGAGCGtcccacttcctgcaccccacagcaCCAAACTGGGAATGTAGAGAATGACAAAAGGAGAGGGAAACTCTTGGGTCAGTAAACAAGGGCTTCCAAGTTTGGAAACAATATTAATCCCTTGAGTGCTGACCACAGTGTGTTTTCAAGggcagaaacagaaggaaagttCAGCTCTGGTGTAAGTAGGTGTGGCTTCAATGCAGCTTACACTAGAGCCAGATTTGACCCTACAGCTCACAACTGCATTATTCCAGGACCAAAGCATGAAAAGGGAGCCAAGCTGGAGTGCAAGGGCTCTGTTCAGGTAAAAATGCACGGAAACATGACAGAGATGAGGCAAAGAATCCTTGGCCCCAGCATATACTTTGGGGTTTTCTAGGCACTCAGCTTGTGGATACTGGGGGAAGTATCAGATAAGGACTGGTGCTCCCCTCAAACACAGGGTCTGGGGCATTGCAGAAATCTATTAGCTATGTCACCAAAGCAtccattccctccacccccctctgGTTGAGGCCACGTGAACTGCAGagatgcaggaggggttcagagtTCAGCCTGGGGGCTCCCTGTGTTACATAGTCTGCCAATGCAGCAAGGATGCAACATTTCCATTGCATTTGGGCCCTGTCCATCTGCAGAAGTCAGCTCGAGATTCAGCCTGCAGCATTTAGGGCCATTATTGTAGAATGCTATAGTATTTTGAAACACAGGGCTCTTAGGAGCTCCACAGAGTTCATTTTCTTCATGAAGCTGCTTTTAATGTTTTCAGCATGACTTCAATGGCTAATGTTTAACTGATGGCAGATTCCCTACATGGATAAGCAGCATTATTTCAAAGGTAAAGTTCCCTGAGGGCCTGATCCCGTGTACTTTATGCATCTGAAATTCCCTTTGGAGGTTTAAGCCAGTTTTGGCTCTCCAAGAAATGAAGTATCAGGCTCTAATCTAGCAACTGGTAGAGGCTTTAAAAGGTTGCTCAGAGTTTCATTAATGTGCTTATATTATAAAGGCCTCCAAACTTTGCACCAAGGAAGAGGTTGCTTTAAGAACTTGCCAAGAGCCTAAAGTGGGACAAGTGGTCAG
It encodes:
- the CDA gene encoding cytidine deaminase isoform X2 → MAQVQYDCSRGNHPNVSNSTASPVGHEQIQLLLNVCKEAKKSAYCPYSHFPVGAALLTCDGKIFSGCNVENACYPLGICAERTAIQKAVSEGYVNFRAMAIASNTEDDFIVPCGACRQVMREFSRDWDIYMTKPDGTYIVKTLQELLPLSFGPEDLKKF
- the CDA gene encoding cytidine deaminase isoform X1, with product MSQFVTHTQLHTYFLQEWRLALPLAQTCFSPHWLQLQKGEVLQIPVSVTMAQVQYDCSRGNHPNVSNSTASPVGHEQIQLLLNVCKEAKKSAYCPYSHFPVGAALLTCDGKIFSGCNVENACYPLGICAERTAIQKAVSEGYVNFRAMAIASNTEDDFIVPCGACRQVMREFSRDWDIYMTKPDGTYIVKTLQELLPLSFGPEDLKKF